The Streptomyces europaeiscabiei genome window below encodes:
- a CDS encoding bifunctional sugar phosphate isomerase/epimerase/4-hydroxyphenylpyruvate dioxygenase family protein: MRTSIATVSLSGSLTEKLTAAARAGFDGVEIFENDLLASPLAPEEVRARCADLGLSVDLYQPMRDIEAVPAEVFERNLRRARHKFEVMGRLGCDTVLVCSSVHPLAEDDDALAASHLHRLACLAEEFGIRVAYEALAWGRHVSTYDHAWRIVEAAGHPALGTCLDSFHILARGSDPKGIEDIPGERIFFLQLADAPLMAMDVLQWSRHYRCFPGQGGFDVTGLVEHVMAAGYDGPLSLEVFNDVFRQAEAGPTAVDAHRSLLMLQEAAGIATLPKRVVPTGVAFAELVTPDAEPVGALLGALGFARTARHRSKPVDLWQQGEARVLVNTGPAARRDGTQLAAIGLESPDPAGAVRRAEALLAPVLPRRRAAEDAPLDAVAAPDGTKLFLCATDRPELPSWTGDFRPVEHPEAAGHVHRVDHLALTQPWHQFDEAALFHRTVLGLHASDSVDVADPYGLFRSRPVTNEGGTVRIALSVGPAPTDDTARAQHIALATDDVVAAARAFRAAGGRLLAVPANYYDDLAARFEFADGELETYRELGVLYDRDETHGEFRHCYTETVGRVFFELVQRDGGYQGYGAQNASVRLAAQHVQRPAR; the protein is encoded by the coding sequence GCTGAGCGTCGACCTCTACCAGCCGATGCGGGACATCGAGGCCGTGCCGGCGGAGGTGTTCGAGCGGAATCTGCGGCGTGCCCGGCACAAGTTCGAGGTGATGGGGCGGCTCGGCTGCGACACGGTGCTCGTCTGCTCCAGCGTGCATCCGCTCGCCGAGGACGACGACGCGCTCGCCGCGTCCCACCTGCACCGACTGGCCTGTCTGGCCGAGGAGTTCGGCATCCGGGTCGCGTACGAGGCATTGGCCTGGGGGCGGCACGTCAGTACGTACGACCATGCGTGGCGCATCGTGGAGGCGGCCGGCCATCCGGCGCTCGGGACCTGTCTGGACAGCTTCCACATCCTGGCCCGGGGCTCCGATCCCAAGGGCATCGAGGACATCCCCGGCGAGAGGATCTTCTTCCTCCAGCTCGCCGACGCGCCGCTGATGGCGATGGACGTGCTGCAGTGGAGCCGGCACTACCGGTGCTTCCCGGGGCAGGGCGGCTTCGACGTCACGGGGCTGGTCGAGCACGTCATGGCGGCCGGTTACGACGGGCCGCTGTCGCTGGAGGTGTTCAACGACGTATTCCGGCAGGCCGAGGCGGGCCCCACCGCCGTCGACGCCCACCGCTCGCTGCTGATGCTCCAGGAGGCGGCGGGCATCGCCACGCTGCCTAAGCGGGTGGTACCCACGGGTGTCGCCTTCGCCGAACTGGTCACGCCCGACGCCGAACCGGTGGGCGCGCTGCTCGGTGCGCTCGGCTTCGCCCGGACCGCCCGGCACCGGAGCAAGCCGGTGGACCTGTGGCAGCAGGGTGAGGCACGCGTGCTCGTCAACACCGGGCCGGCCGCGCGGCGCGACGGCACCCAGCTCGCCGCGATCGGACTGGAGTCACCGGACCCGGCCGGCGCCGTCCGCCGCGCCGAGGCGCTGCTCGCGCCGGTGCTGCCGCGGCGCCGGGCCGCCGAGGACGCGCCGCTGGACGCGGTGGCAGCGCCCGACGGGACGAAACTCTTCCTCTGTGCGACGGACCGCCCCGAACTCCCCAGCTGGACCGGGGACTTCCGGCCCGTGGAACACCCGGAGGCCGCCGGCCACGTCCACCGCGTCGACCATCTCGCCCTGACCCAGCCCTGGCACCAGTTCGACGAGGCGGCCCTCTTCCACCGCACGGTGCTGGGCCTCCACGCCAGCGACAGCGTCGATGTCGCCGACCCCTACGGCCTGTTCCGCAGTCGGCCGGTGACCAACGAAGGCGGCACCGTCCGGATCGCCCTCAGCGTCGGCCCCGCCCCGACCGACGACACCGCCCGCGCCCAGCACATCGCCCTCGCCACGGACGACGTCGTCGCCGCGGCCCGTGCCTTCCGCGCGGCCGGGGGCCGGCTGCTGGCCGTCCCCGCGAACTACTACGACGACCTGGCCGCACGGTTCGAGTTCGCCGACGGCGAGCTGGAGACGTACCGCGAACTCGGTGTCCTCTACGACCGCGACGAAACGCACGGCGAGTTCCGTCACTGCTACACCGAGACCGTCGGCCGCGTCTTCTTCGAACTCGTCCAGCGGGACGGCGGGTACCAGGGTTACGGCGCGCAGAACGCGTCCGTGCGCCTTGCCGCCCAGCACGTCCAACGACCGGCCAGGTAA
- a CDS encoding membrane-associated oxidoreductase — MMINDLTAAERRVWEAFPLGAAVDFRALALGTAEDENAADGAGWGPERTVRARVLRALLLTAPQQEGEVAALKIEGARITGRLELKYAAVDSVVRLSGCHFDEVPDFSGAQFTYLNLTGSVLPGLRSARVRVDGGLRLSGCRFRGPVRLTGAQISGTLFMERAEFTASGDEPALRLNQAEIGEELCAPGLRADGEVRLGGAHVAGALDLKRARLHRPGGTALSAEALVTESDVVLRHADVRGRVELRGARVGGWLELSYARLSNPGGTALRVSSCVISELWLRKGPPMEGDLNMRRAQIEVLFVEPDMLPDKVLLNSLTYTSLIPHEPAQRRLPMLERDGEAYLPYSYEQLTAAYRRIGDEDAARRVQLAKQRRHRDTLRWYGRLWGYAQDAAVGYGFRPLRAAVWLLSLMAVGSVTYAVQPPSPLKADEAPPFNAVVYTLDLLLPIIDFGQERAYAPEGGSQWLSYVLVITGWILATTVVTGVTRTVSRQ; from the coding sequence ATGATGATCAACGATCTGACGGCGGCCGAGCGGCGGGTGTGGGAGGCCTTTCCGCTGGGCGCGGCGGTGGACTTCAGGGCCCTGGCCCTCGGGACCGCCGAGGACGAGAACGCGGCGGACGGCGCCGGATGGGGCCCCGAACGGACCGTACGGGCCCGGGTGCTCCGGGCGTTGCTGCTCACCGCTCCCCAGCAGGAGGGCGAGGTCGCCGCGCTCAAGATCGAGGGCGCCCGGATCACCGGCAGACTGGAACTGAAGTACGCGGCGGTCGACAGCGTCGTACGGCTGAGCGGCTGCCACTTCGACGAGGTCCCCGACTTCTCGGGCGCGCAGTTCACCTACCTCAACCTGACCGGGTCCGTGCTTCCCGGGCTGCGTTCGGCGCGGGTGCGGGTGGACGGCGGGCTGCGGTTGTCGGGGTGCCGGTTCCGGGGTCCGGTGAGGCTCACCGGGGCACAGATCTCCGGGACCCTGTTCATGGAGAGGGCCGAGTTCACCGCGTCGGGCGACGAGCCCGCGCTGCGGCTCAACCAGGCGGAGATCGGTGAGGAATTGTGCGCTCCCGGGCTGCGCGCGGACGGCGAGGTCCGGCTCGGCGGTGCCCATGTCGCCGGCGCGCTCGACCTGAAGCGGGCCCGGCTGCACCGGCCCGGCGGCACCGCTCTCAGCGCGGAGGCGCTCGTCACCGAGTCCGATGTGGTGCTGCGGCACGCGGACGTACGCGGCCGGGTCGAGTTGCGGGGTGCCCGGGTGGGCGGCTGGCTGGAGCTGTCGTACGCCAGGCTGTCGAACCCCGGGGGTACGGCGCTGCGGGTGAGCAGCTGCGTCATCAGCGAACTCTGGCTGCGCAAGGGACCTCCGATGGAGGGTGACCTCAATATGCGCCGCGCCCAGATAGAAGTGCTGTTCGTGGAACCGGACATGCTGCCGGACAAGGTCCTCCTGAACAGTCTCACCTACACCTCCCTCATCCCGCACGAGCCCGCGCAGCGAAGGCTGCCCATGCTGGAGCGGGACGGGGAGGCCTATCTGCCGTACTCCTACGAGCAGTTGACCGCCGCGTACCGCAGGATCGGCGACGAGGACGCCGCCCGGCGCGTCCAACTCGCCAAGCAGCGACGCCATCGCGACACGCTCCGCTGGTACGGGCGGCTCTGGGGCTACGCCCAGGACGCCGCCGTCGGCTACGGCTTCCGCCCGCTGCGCGCGGCCGTCTGGCTGCTGTCGCTGATGGCGGTGGGCTCGGTGACGTACGCCGTGCAACCACCGAGCCCGCTGAAGGCGGACGAGGCCCCGCCCTTCAACGCGGTCGTCTACACCCTCGACCTGCTTCTCCCGATCATCGACTTCGGACAGGAGCGGGCCTACGCGCCCGAGGGCGGGTCGCAGTGGCTGTCGTACGTCCTCGTCATCACCGGCTGGATTCTGGCGACGACGGTCGTCACGGGTGTGACGCGTACCGTCAGCCGCCAGTAA
- a CDS encoding peroxidase family protein — protein sequence MAETGQHDQRYERYDGGSPEAERLVFERLARELMAVQVRNRRAGGGDIARAFHAKAPLGVENARLRFHDDLPVALRVGFAQPGADYPAVVRLSNASGIRQGDGSPDLRGAAVRIQVTDGVSHDLLATNHPVSHASDAREFVAFAKAMAGARSPLRKALGLFVKLPLAVGPATATRMRRNVQDATRRSVDSLANETYWSRGAVLWGEAGPVRYLLRPAPGTPAAAEPDRRDPDFLHRELARRLGRADVAFDLCVQRYVDERRTPIEDAAVEWKDAVAPAVPIARLTVPAQELDGAEARAAARRVEDLTFNPWYTTDEFRPLGNINRARKAGYRASGAHRLGLRFVTAEPLRNRVLGRPVGAVLGLLNRAVPWHRLPLSLSLLNLMFLRKVLRRRNLIDTEVREAPPKARPAPEPVPERLRTERSYDGTYNDLSEPAMGAVGAAFGRNLKPDYRPDLFDTPNPVTVSRQLLYRESFVPATSLNVLAAAWIQFQVHDWVNHRRYRTGDRSVEVPLPPGFDGDWRNVPGGPTERVMRFAENEGIEAPGRPPILFANSASHWWDGSEVYGENERTARFLREPGGGAGLRLEDGHLPGGANGVPLTGFNESWWMGLSAMHTLFAREHNAVCDALRAEYPSMSEEKIHHTARLVVSALIAKIHTVEWTPAILATEAIDLALHTNWSGPPRNWLNQLGLWLFEAHSLTGIPKTLPDHHAAPYSLTEDFTTVYRMHPLIPDDYELREHQFGRRLETVGFSDIQGGAAESQIRKTGLANSLYSFGIAHPGAITLHNFPRSLQRFERDGEIIDLSVVDLVRTRRRGVPRYNDFRAGLHRGRIRSFEELTENPRTLARLKDVYRDVDEVDTVVGLFAENPPEGFGFSDTAFRIFILMASRRLQSDRFLTVDYRPEVYTPLGIDWVEKGGMNSVILRHCPELAPLLPRDASAFAPWRTVRETGNGGTSDSGTNNGGTNDTGTNNGGTNNAGTNNGGTNNGGSP from the coding sequence ATGGCCGAGACCGGGCAGCACGATCAGCGCTACGAGCGGTACGACGGTGGCAGCCCCGAGGCCGAGCGGCTCGTGTTCGAGCGGTTGGCGCGGGAGCTGATGGCGGTCCAGGTCAGGAACCGGCGGGCCGGAGGCGGTGACATCGCGCGTGCGTTCCACGCGAAGGCCCCGTTGGGCGTGGAGAACGCGCGGCTGCGGTTCCACGACGATCTGCCGGTGGCGCTGCGCGTCGGGTTCGCGCAGCCCGGCGCCGACTATCCGGCGGTGGTCCGGCTGTCCAACGCGAGCGGCATCCGGCAGGGCGACGGCTCACCGGACCTGCGGGGCGCGGCGGTGCGGATACAGGTGACGGACGGGGTGAGCCATGACCTGCTGGCCACCAACCACCCCGTGTCGCACGCGAGCGACGCGCGGGAGTTCGTGGCGTTCGCCAAGGCCATGGCGGGGGCCCGGAGTCCGCTGCGCAAGGCGCTCGGGCTGTTCGTGAAACTACCGCTCGCGGTGGGGCCGGCGACGGCCACGCGGATGCGGCGCAACGTGCAGGACGCCACCCGGCGGAGTGTCGACTCCCTCGCCAACGAGACCTATTGGAGTCGTGGGGCCGTGCTGTGGGGCGAGGCCGGGCCGGTGCGGTATCTGTTGCGCCCCGCGCCCGGTACGCCGGCCGCCGCCGAGCCCGATCGCCGGGACCCGGACTTCCTGCACCGCGAACTGGCGCGGCGGCTGGGCCGGGCGGACGTCGCGTTCGACCTGTGTGTGCAGCGGTACGTGGACGAGCGGCGCACACCGATCGAGGACGCGGCGGTGGAGTGGAAGGACGCGGTGGCACCGGCGGTGCCGATCGCCCGGCTGACCGTCCCCGCCCAGGAACTGGACGGTGCCGAGGCGCGGGCGGCCGCGCGGCGGGTCGAGGATCTGACCTTCAACCCCTGGTACACGACCGATGAGTTCCGGCCATTGGGCAATATCAACCGGGCGCGGAAGGCGGGGTACCGGGCGAGTGGCGCACACCGTCTCGGGCTGCGCTTCGTCACCGCGGAACCCTTGCGCAACCGGGTGCTCGGCCGTCCCGTGGGTGCCGTCCTCGGGCTGCTGAACCGTGCCGTGCCGTGGCACCGGCTGCCGTTGTCGCTGAGCCTGCTGAACCTGATGTTCCTGCGGAAGGTGCTGCGCAGGAGGAATCTGATCGACACCGAGGTGCGTGAGGCGCCGCCGAAGGCCCGGCCCGCGCCGGAGCCGGTCCCCGAGCGGCTGCGCACGGAGCGGTCGTACGACGGGACGTACAACGATCTGTCGGAGCCGGCGATGGGTGCCGTGGGGGCCGCCTTCGGGCGGAACCTGAAGCCGGACTACCGGCCGGATCTCTTCGACACGCCGAACCCGGTCACGGTCAGCAGGCAGCTGCTGTACCGGGAGAGCTTCGTGCCGGCGACCTCGCTCAATGTGCTGGCGGCGGCGTGGATCCAGTTCCAGGTGCACGACTGGGTGAACCACCGGCGGTACAGGACCGGTGACCGCAGTGTGGAGGTGCCGCTGCCGCCCGGCTTCGACGGCGACTGGCGGAACGTGCCGGGCGGGCCGACGGAGCGGGTGATGCGGTTCGCGGAGAACGAGGGCATCGAGGCGCCCGGCCGCCCGCCGATCCTGTTCGCCAACTCCGCCTCGCACTGGTGGGACGGCTCCGAGGTGTACGGCGAGAACGAGCGGACCGCGCGCTTCCTGCGCGAGCCGGGCGGGGGCGCGGGACTCCGCCTGGAGGACGGCCATCTGCCGGGCGGGGCGAACGGCGTCCCGCTCACCGGGTTCAACGAGAGCTGGTGGATGGGGCTCAGCGCTATGCACACGCTGTTCGCCCGGGAGCACAACGCGGTGTGCGACGCACTGCGCGCCGAGTACCCGTCGATGAGCGAGGAGAAGATCCACCACACGGCCCGGCTCGTGGTGTCCGCGCTGATCGCGAAGATCCACACCGTGGAGTGGACACCGGCGATCCTCGCCACCGAGGCGATCGATCTCGCGCTGCACACCAACTGGTCGGGCCCGCCCAGGAACTGGCTCAACCAGCTGGGCCTGTGGCTGTTCGAGGCGCACTCGCTGACCGGCATCCCGAAGACGCTGCCGGACCATCACGCTGCGCCGTACTCGCTGACAGAGGACTTCACGACCGTCTACCGCATGCATCCGCTGATCCCGGACGACTACGAGCTGCGGGAGCACCAGTTCGGGCGGCGGCTGGAGACGGTGGGCTTCTCGGACATCCAGGGCGGGGCGGCCGAGTCGCAGATCCGCAAGACGGGCCTCGCGAACTCGCTGTACTCCTTCGGCATCGCCCATCCCGGCGCGATCACGCTGCACAACTTCCCGCGCTCGCTGCAGCGCTTCGAGCGTGACGGGGAGATCATCGACCTGTCCGTCGTCGACCTCGTCCGCACGCGTCGGCGCGGGGTGCCGCGCTACAACGACTTCCGGGCCGGGCTCCACAGGGGACGCATCCGTTCCTTCGAGGAGCTGACCGAGAACCCTCGGACGCTGGCACGGCTGAAGGACGTCTACCGCGACGTCGACGAGGTCGACACGGTGGTCGGCCTGTTCGCGGAGAACCCGCCGGAGGGCTTCGGGTTCAGCGACACCGCGTTCCGCATCTTCATCCTGATGGCCAGCCGACGGCTGCAGAGCGACCGGTTCCTGACCGTCGACTACCGGCCGGAGGTCTACACACCGCTCGGCATCGACTGGGTCGAGAAGGGCGGCATGAACTCCGTGATCCTGCGCCACTGCCCGGAGCTGGCTCCGCTGCTGCCGCGCGACGCGAGCGCGTTCGCGCCCTGGCGGACGGTGCGGGAGACCGGCAACGGCGGTACGAGCGACAGCGGTACGAACAACGGCGGTACGAACGACACCGGTACGAACAACGGCGGTACGAACAACGCCGGTACGAACAACGGCGGTACGAACAACGGCGGTTCACCATGA
- the gnd gene encoding phosphogluconate dehydrogenase (NAD(+)-dependent, decarboxylating), with product MQLGLIGLGKMGGNMRERIRRAGHTVVGYDRNPDVSDVGSLAELVERLDGPRTVWVMVPAGGATQSVVDELAELLSPGDTVVDGGNSRWTDDEKHAAELGAKGIGFVDAGVSGGVWGLENGYALMVGGDKEHVERLQPIFEALKPEGPYGYVHAGKVGAGHFSKMVHNGIEYAMMQAYAEGWELLEKVDSVTDVREVFRSWQDGTVIRSWLLDLAVNALDQDEHLEKLRGYAEDSGEGRWTVEAAIDHAVPLPAITASLFTRFASRQDDSPQMKMIAALRNQFGGHAVESKK from the coding sequence ATGCAGCTGGGCCTGATCGGTCTCGGCAAGATGGGCGGCAACATGCGCGAGCGGATCCGCCGCGCGGGCCACACCGTCGTCGGCTACGACCGCAACCCCGACGTCTCCGACGTGGGCAGCCTGGCCGAACTGGTCGAGCGCCTCGACGGCCCGCGCACGGTGTGGGTGATGGTGCCCGCAGGCGGCGCCACCCAGTCCGTCGTCGACGAACTGGCGGAGCTGCTGTCGCCCGGCGACACGGTCGTCGACGGCGGCAACTCCCGCTGGACGGACGACGAGAAGCACGCGGCCGAGCTGGGCGCGAAGGGCATCGGCTTCGTCGACGCGGGTGTCTCCGGGGGCGTGTGGGGGCTGGAGAACGGCTACGCCCTGATGGTCGGCGGCGACAAGGAGCATGTCGAGCGGCTCCAGCCGATCTTCGAGGCGCTCAAGCCGGAGGGGCCGTACGGCTACGTCCACGCCGGCAAGGTGGGTGCCGGGCACTTCTCCAAGATGGTCCACAACGGCATCGAGTACGCCATGATGCAGGCGTACGCCGAGGGCTGGGAGCTGCTGGAGAAGGTCGATTCGGTGACGGACGTCCGCGAGGTGTTCCGCTCCTGGCAGGACGGAACCGTCATCCGCTCCTGGCTGCTGGACCTCGCCGTCAACGCGCTCGACCAGGACGAGCACCTGGAGAAGCTGCGCGGTTACGCCGAGGACTCCGGTGAGGGACGGTGGACGGTCGAGGCCGCCATCGACCACGCGGTACCGCTGCCGGCGATCACCGCGTCCCTGTTCACGCGCTTCGCGTCACGCCAGGACGACTCCCCGCAGATGAAGATGATCGCAGCGCTGCGGAACCAGTTCGGGGGCCACGCGGTCGAGTCGAAGAAGTAG